A single window of Nicotiana sylvestris chromosome 5, ASM39365v2, whole genome shotgun sequence DNA harbors:
- the LOC138868970 gene encoding uncharacterized protein encodes MQDAQDKESFNVGASIGAKNVFERLFTMPEKKPELEALLIFSEIDRLCEHTFSRFQTEMTHYEGEHKKLTLEADELRALSTKREEELYDLWDCLEAASRERTHLTKQLEKKDVLMKEELRARDSEILELKRHVSEIVSKRDTLQGTVVSVRHQFDGTRVESNKYKGLHTELVTALSKVRAEVEAFMASYKEDAATVNA; translated from the exons ATGCAGGATGCCCAAGACAAAGAGTCTTTCAATGTGGGGGCGTCCATCGGAGCTAAAAATGTGTTTGAAAGGCTTTTTACTATGCCTGAGAAAAAACCTGAGCTTGAGGCCTTGCTTATTTTCAGTGAGATTGACAGGCTTTGTGAGCAT ACCTTCTCCAGGTTTCAAACCGAGATGACTCATTACGAGGGTGAGCATAAGAAGCTCACCTTAGAAGCTGATGAGCTCAGAGCTCTTTCTACCAAGAGGGAGGAGGAACTCTATGACCTTTGGGATTGTTTGGAGGCGGCTTCCCGAGAAAGGACTCATCTCACTAAGCAG CTTGAGAAGAAAGATGTCCTAATGAAGGAGGAACTCCGAGCCAGGGACTCTGAAATTCTCGAACTCAAACGGCATGTGAGTGAGATAGTTTCTAAGAGAGATACCCTCCAGGGGACGGTGGTCTCAGTTAGGCATCAATTTGATGGCACAAGGGTAGAGAGTAATAAGTATAAGGGTCTACATACTGAGTTGGTTACTGCGCTATCCAAGGTTAGGGCTGAAGTAGAGGCGTTCATGGCTTCGTATAAAGAGGATGCTGCTACTGTAAATGCTTAA